Genomic segment of Paraburkholderia agricolaris:
TTCAGCAATGCGTTGAGCAGCGGCCAGTCGCTGACTGCGTCCGAGCCGTCTTTCATCGATTCGGTTTCGCGATTCGGGCTCGCAACCGAACCCGTGTCCAGGTGATCGCGGCCGATCACGATCGGCGCCTTCAGTTCGCCGTTCTTCACCATTTCGTTGAACGCCTGGCCCAGACGATAGCGATCCTTCACGCCGACCCAGCAGATCCGCGCCGGCAGCCCCTGGAACGCAATGCGTTCGCGCGCCATGTCGAGCCAGTTGTGCAGATGCGGATCGTCGGGAATCAGTTCCTTGACCTTCGCATCGGTCTTGTAGATATCTTCCGGATCGCCTGACAGCGCGACCCAGCGGAACGGCCCCTTGCCTTCGCAGAACAACGGACGGATGTACGCCGGCACAAAGCCCGGGAAATCGAAGGCGTTTTCGACGCCCATTTCCAACGCCATCTGGCGGATGTTGTTGCCGTAGTCCAGCGTGGCCGCGCCGCGCGCCTGCAGCGCCAGCATCGCCTGAACCTGCTTGGCCATCGACTGCTTGGCCGGCGTCACGATGCTGTCCGGCGCGGTCTTCTGACGCTCGCGCCAGTCTTCGACGCTCCAGCCTTGCGGCAGGTAGCCATTAATCGGATCGTGCGCGCTGGTCTGATCGGTGACGCAATCCGGCGTAATGCCGCGCGTCACGCATTCGGCGAACACGTCGGCGGCGTTGCCGAGGAGTCCGATCGAAACCGGCTTGCCGGCCTTCTTCGCTTCGTCGAGCATGGCGAGCGCTTCGTCGAGCGTCTTCGCCTTCTTGTCGACATAACGGGTCTTCAGACGGAAGTCGATGCGCGTCTCGTCGCATTCCACCGCGATCATCGAGAAACCGGCCATGGTCGCGGCCAGCGGTTGCGCGCCGCCCATGCCGCCCAAACCACCCGTCAGAATCCAGCGGCCCGACGGATCGCCGTTGAAATGCTGGTTCGCCACCGAGAAAAACGTTTCGTAGGTGCCCTGCACGATGCCCTGGCTGCCGATGTAGATCCAGCTGCCCGCCGTCATCTGGCCGTACATCATGAGGCCCTTGCGATCGAGTTCGTGGAAGTGTTCCCACGTCGCCCAATGCGGCACCAGGTTTGAATTCGCCAGCAGCACGCGCGGCGCGTCCGCATGCGTGCGAAACACGCCGACCGGTTTGCCCGATTGAATCAGCAGCGTCTCGTCTTCGTTCAGATCCTTCAACGACGCGAGGATCTGATCGAAGCAATCCCAGTTACGCGCGGCACGGCCAATACCGCCGTACACGACCAGCGCGTGCGGATGCTCGGCGACTTCCGGGTCCAGATTGTTCTGGATCATCCGGTACGCGGCTTCCGCAATCCAGGTCTTGCAAGTCTTTTCCGCACCGCGCGGTGCGCGGATCGTGCGGGTCGGGTCCAGACGCGGGTCGATGTGTTTCGGGTTGTTCATGGTGGCCCTCGGAATGCGTGAAAAAGTTCGGGAAGAATTCGGGAAATTAGGTCGAAAACGGGTCGATAACGGGTCGATAAATACGGCGAAATCAGAAATGACCGGTGAAGCGATAGCGGCTGCCGGGATGCCAGAGATTGGCAATCGAGGCGACCTGGCTTTGCGACCACGTGCGCCGATGCAGCACGAGGCACGGTTCGAGTTCGTCCATGGTCAGCAACTCGCGCGTATCCGCGTCCGCCGCCAGGGCTTCAATGCGATACTCGACGCGCTGCAGCGGCGCGACGCGCACCAGATACTGATTCGGTGTGGTGTT
This window contains:
- the hutU gene encoding urocanate hydratase, with amino-acid sequence MNNPKHIDPRLDPTRTIRAPRGAEKTCKTWIAEAAYRMIQNNLDPEVAEHPHALVVYGGIGRAARNWDCFDQILASLKDLNEDETLLIQSGKPVGVFRTHADAPRVLLANSNLVPHWATWEHFHELDRKGLMMYGQMTAGSWIYIGSQGIVQGTYETFFSVANQHFNGDPSGRWILTGGLGGMGGAQPLAATMAGFSMIAVECDETRIDFRLKTRYVDKKAKTLDEALAMLDEAKKAGKPVSIGLLGNAADVFAECVTRGITPDCVTDQTSAHDPINGYLPQGWSVEDWRERQKTAPDSIVTPAKQSMAKQVQAMLALQARGAATLDYGNNIRQMALEMGVENAFDFPGFVPAYIRPLFCEGKGPFRWVALSGDPEDIYKTDAKVKELIPDDPHLHNWLDMARERIAFQGLPARICWVGVKDRYRLGQAFNEMVKNGELKAPIVIGRDHLDTGSVASPNRETESMKDGSDAVSDWPLLNALLNTAGGASWVSLHHGGGVGMGFSQHSGVVIVADGTDAAKERLGRVLFNDPATGVMRHADAGYELAQETAREAGLNLPMLGR